TTGTAGGACAGGAAGATGAAGTGGTGAATTGGGTTGGATTCGGTAGGGTTGACGGCATATCCGATGAGGCAAATGGAAAGGAGGACGGCAGGTAGGACCCAAGTATGCTTGATCATGGTTTGTTTGGCTCGGGCGATCAGGCCGCGAGCACGGCGCCTTTTCGAAAGGCGTTTTCGACCATCTGACTGTATCAGACATGTGTTAGCTAAAGAAAAGCGAGTGGTGGATATTGGACAGAGCCAAGACATACAGCAGCATCGAGACTGGCACGACTGGAAGCCAATGCTGGAGCACCTGTGTCGCCTCGAATCTCGCCGCCCAAAGCGCTGCTCTTACGTCGCTTCCGGGCGTTGTTGATGGCGTCCTGGGTGGCCGTGGTGTTGCTGACCGACGTCGACGAAGTTGCTTGGTGACGCTGATGCAGCTGATCGTTTGCTGTGTTCAACAGCGGGAAAGGTTCTGAGCCCGACATTCTCGTCTTTCGTACGGCACGTTTCGAGGTGTAAAGATCACAAATGTGTTTGACTTGTGGTGGTAGTTAGATGCTTGCACCCCTATTTTCGAAACGAATAGCGCAAAGGAGGAAGGATAGCTTCAGTCGCAGAGAGAATTAATATATGAAGAAAAGGAACGTGACTTTTGCGTGACTCGTGTGTCTCTTCTCCCCTGTCTTGCTTTTGTAATGAAGAAGGAGAGGCAGCCAGTTGActggggaaaaaaagaagagatgagaagagaagagcgATGAAGAGACGGAGAGTCAAGTTGCCCGCGGATTGTGCGGGATCGTCGCCTGCAGACAAGTTGTATTAGAGGGAGATGTTAGTGGAGGGGAGATTTTTAGGTGGGTAAGCCGAGGCGGGAAAGGATTTGATGATTGGCTTGGCTGGGTTGCATCCATGGTGCCTTCCTTCCATCTGGGTTCCATTGTCATGATGGCTTGAGCACTGTAAGTCGGTCAGAGAAACTCTTCAGTTTCTTATAAAGAAACAATTGACATTGATACTTGGTGgctctttatatatagatgCTTCGTATAAAAATTTTAAGTTTATCTTTTAGACTTTACAGTTTCTGTTCCTCTAAACGTCTTCCGATTCAATCCATCGTGTTGAATGCTTCTACAGACCCTCTAgaaaacaagaaaacaaGGGGATCTCCACAATATGGAACACTAAAGGCGTCCGCGGGCTTCAAGATTAAGATTATCCAAGGGTTTTTAGGCCTATCAACCTTGACTTCAGGGGTAGGTATTTGTCTACACTATTTCAACATTCTTAATTATTCATTCAAGGTAGCTGCTGCTTGCAAAGGGTCATGTGTAAGAATAAACTTGGCTATCTTTTTCATAATATGCATCCTCCTCGCTCGAATTCATGCGCGCCTTTATCTTTCATCATCCGAGCGTACCGAGAATTATTGTTTTTCGTTCTGGCACATGCTCATTATCATTGCACCTGACATGCGCCAATACGTCATGCCGAAATCTACTTTCGACCATCAACGTAACCCTTGTGCAGTCCGCATTGTATATTACCAGCTCTCACTTCAGAAAAGAATCTGCTATACATGCACGTTGAACTGAAACAATCAAACGGTCTGTCTTGTTTCGGTGTTGCTGTTTCTGATTGCCATAATATCATTGAATCTTTCATAAGCCGCTACCAAATAATTTTGAGTACAAGACGCAAAAACATTCCAGATGAAGCTTGCCCACTCATCCAGTCCAATCCATATAACGCCATAATTCTTGCTTGACGCCTTAACCCATGCAATATATACATGGTTCTAAATACGGCCGTCATATTTGTAATTCCTTCCCATATAGATAGATATACATGTGAGGAATGATGCATTCATCCCAGGGGTATCATTCATACAAACCATCCCAATGCCCGTTCAAACACCGGTTTCTTTTAAATCAACAGAAAACAACGCCTTGCTTGATGCACAATTACCAGCGCACAAAAGTTCAGGCCGCTCGGCGAGGTCCCGGCGAACCCAAGTCTTGTCTCGGGTGATCCACCGAGGACCTATCCGATATCGAGTCATCGTCAGAATCATCGTATAAATCCTCTTCGTTGGTCGGTCTGGCACGGACACCCCGCCATAGTGGTGGATTGTTAGGCGGGATAGGCCCATCCGCTGGACTGCCCGACGATGTGCTTCGGCTCCTGTccagacgtgacacttcccCTGACGCATCCCTCGACGCGCTGCTCTGACTGGTCGTGCTATTGTTGTGGTTCGCAAAAGGACGCCTACTTGGCGACTGTGGTGATTGTCGTTCTGTAGTGTtgagctcctcctcctccaaaaCCTGCTGCAGCGCGGCTCCTCTTCGGGGAGGAGCAGGTATGACCGTTACGGGGAGACTCTCAGTATTGGGTGTTGTTCGCATACGATCTCGTAGTTTCTCGGCTTGATTTGCCGCGAAGTCCTCCAAACGACCCTTGAGATCCCACCGGCTGGAACTGTTTGACCGTCCTTCACGCGCGACCGCTGAATTGCCGTCTGAGTGTTGGGCCACATCCGTCGACGTATTCTCAGTTGGACGATTAAATGTCGAGTTGGCAAAAGTGAGATTTCGCCAGCCACCTTGACCTGGTGAATTTGGTGAGTTGGCTTCCAAATCCACGGGTTGTTGTGATGTCGGTGGCATAACAATGCTGTTTTGTAGAGAGGCTGGAGCCTGATTGGAAGAGCTAGACTCGTCATTTAATTGTTGGCTTGGAGGCGTGCTGCTTTGCTGACTTAAGTCAACCACACTCGGCTGTGGCAGAGGGTCGGGGGTTCGTGAAGTTGTCTCTGAGGGTGCCTGGTATCTGACAGCATAAACTGTACTCGCAGCACTAGCCGTATCTGCACGACTGATAGGCGTAGCAGCAGGCGCCGGTCGAGCCGGCCATATCGCAGGTCGCAGGCCTCTCGCTGTTCCTCTTTGTGAGGCTTGGTCAAATGTCTCGGTAAATGCCCCATTGTTCTGGCCGCGATATCTGTTAGCAATAGCAGAGACGGTCGGCCAGCCGTTGGCAGAAGTCGCAGACATCTGCGGTCGATCTCCATCACTACCACCACCTGAACTGCCGccttttttgcttttgcgaTTGCGAAGCCACGGGAATTCAGATGCATTGATTTCGAGAGTATCGTCTCCGTCGAAAACCTCTCGACCGAGAATgccgtccttcttctcctcgcgTTCCAAAGCCTCAATCCTTTCCACCCATTCCCATACGACAACACTGGCAGCTGCAGCGCCGACCCATCGTACGTAATCTCCCCATCCAGTGAAGTCAGGCTGAGAGATATCGAGAATGAAGAAGACAACGGGGATAAGAATCGAAATAAGAGAAATGAAGGCGACGAAGCTGATATTTTTCATGAAAGGGTGATAGAAAGAGTAGCGTTTCTTCATGAGCGCAAAGTAGACAACCCATGCAGCGTACAACAAACCCAGAGAAAGCTGGAAGAGATAACTTAGAGCAGGGACGGGATGAACAAAGTTCTTGGGTCGCGCGGTTGTGTTGATACCGTTGTCTGAGTATTTAAAGCTGGTAACGGCGCTAAAGACAACGTCAAGAGTGATGAGCGCGAACGCAACCCACTTGATAATGATCTTTTCTCGGTGTCGGGGGAAGAGTCGGATAAGAGTCTGGGCTTGGGCCAGCCATAAAAACGTATCGGAGACGAGCCGGATGGCCTTGAGTTCCACGCTGTTCATCACTTCGTCCTGTAGCTGATTTGCATTTTGGATCCCCAACGTGTACTGGCTTTTGGCTACTCTGAATGTGTCGGCCGACGCGATGGTAAGTGAGATAGCGACGGTTAAAGCGGCGACTTTCTGTAACCATGGCCGACCACCGATGGTAACGCTGTTGTTGGAGCTGTGAGTGAAAGCGGATTTTCGGCCCAGGTAAACAATTCCTCCGTCGAGAAAAGATCTGGGAGTAACAAACAGCATGATGACGAGCATGTACGCAGTAACGGTGGTCGCGGCGAGGGCGTAACAGATCGGAAAGGTAGAGGCGTAAAAGGGATCGCGGAAGTCTGAGAATTTCACGCTGCTGTCTGATGCGTCATGCTGAGTGAGACTACTTTCATCGCCTGAAGCAGCATATGTCACATGGATTTCTCGAGGGAAAATATCGTGAGTCGGACAGGGTATTTGGTATATCGCGGGTTCGGTC
This Fusarium poae strain DAOMC 252244 chromosome 3, whole genome shotgun sequence DNA region includes the following protein-coding sequences:
- a CDS encoding hypothetical protein (TransMembrane:5 (o92-119i232-255o275-297i309-333o345-362i)~BUSCO:15770at5125) encodes the protein MTAAGSISATITAPPPLCTTTLLPDSGVMTLGLDGVPSILTEPAIYQIPCPTHDIFPREIHVTYAASGDESSLTQHDASDSSVKFSDFRDPFYASTFPICYALAATTVTAYMLVIMLFVTPRSFLDGGIVYLGRKSAFTHSSNNSVTIGGRPWLQKVAALTVAISLTIASADTFRVAKSQYTLGIQNANQLQDEVMNSVELKAIRLVSDTFLWLAQAQTLIRLFPRHREKIIIKWVAFALITLDVVFSAVTSFKYSDNGINTTARPKNFVHPVPALSYLFQLSLGLLYAAWVVYFALMKKRYSFYHPFMKNISFVAFISLISILIPVVFFILDISQPDFTGWGDYVRWVGAAAASVVVWEWVERIEALEREEKKDGILGREVFDGDDTLEINASEFPWLRNRKSKKGGSSGGGSDGDRPQMSATSANGWPTVSAIANRYRGQNNGAFTETFDQASQRGTARGLRPAIWPARPAPAATPISRADTASAASTVYAVRYQAPSETTSRTPDPLPQPSVVDLSQQSSTPPSQQLNDESSSSNQAPASLQNSIVMPPTSQQPVDLEANSPNSPGQGGWRNLTFANSTFNRPTENTSTDVAQHSDGNSAVAREGRSNSSSRWDLKGRLEDFAANQAEKLRDRMRTTPNTESLPVTVIPAPPRRGAALQQVLEEEELNTTERQSPQSPSRRPFANHNNSTTSQSSASRDASGEVSRLDRSRSTSSGSPADGPIPPNNPPLWRGVRARPTNEEDLYDDSDDDSISDRSSVDHPRQDLGSPGPRRAA